In the Nicotiana tabacum cultivar K326 chromosome 16, ASM71507v2, whole genome shotgun sequence genome, one interval contains:
- the LOC107818201 gene encoding uncharacterized protein LOC107818201 isoform X2, which yields MGNCQAIDAAALVIQHPSGKIERTDWPVSANEDKTVPFTRVKLLRPTDTLVLGRVYRLVTTQEVMKVLRAKKHGKMRKKQQELKENSENQRSSCELEAGNSEPDKDSEALEHERQKQRPGM from the exons ATGGGAAATTGTCAAGCAATAGATGCAGCTGCACTAGTAATACAACACCCAAGTGGAAAAATAGAGAGGACGGATTGGCCAGTGAGTGCTAATGAG GATAAAACTGTACCTTTTACCAGAGTTAAACTTCTTCGGCCAACTGATACTTTAGTTCTTGGTAGAGTATATCGACTTGTTACAACTCAAG AGGTGATGAAGGTACTAAGAGCTAAGAAACATGGAAAGATGAGGAAGAAGCAGCaagaattgaaggaaaattcaGAGAATCAGAGGTCAAGTTGTGAGCTTGAAGCTGGAAATTCTGAACCAGACAAGGATAGTGAG GCTTTAGAACATGAAAGACAGAAGCAAAGGCCTGGGATGTGA
- the LOC107818201 gene encoding uncharacterized protein LOC107818201 isoform X1 has product MGNCQAIDAAALVIQHPSGKIERTDWPVSANEVMKMNPGHYVTLVIPLPNSASGQDKTVPFTRVKLLRPTDTLVLGRVYRLVTTQEVMKVLRAKKHGKMRKKQQELKENSENQRSSCELEAGNSEPDKDSEALEHERQKQRPGM; this is encoded by the exons ATGGGAAATTGTCAAGCAATAGATGCAGCTGCACTAGTAATACAACACCCAAGTGGAAAAATAGAGAGGACGGATTGGCCAGTGAGTGCTAATGAGGTGATGAAAATGAATCCTGGTCATTATGTTACTCTCGTTATTCCACTCCCTAACTCTGCCTCTGGTCAGGATAAAACTGTACCTTTTACCAGAGTTAAACTTCTTCGGCCAACTGATACTTTAGTTCTTGGTAGAGTATATCGACTTGTTACAACTCAAG AGGTGATGAAGGTACTAAGAGCTAAGAAACATGGAAAGATGAGGAAGAAGCAGCaagaattgaaggaaaattcaGAGAATCAGAGGTCAAGTTGTGAGCTTGAAGCTGGAAATTCTGAACCAGACAAGGATAGTGAG GCTTTAGAACATGAAAGACAGAAGCAAAGGCCTGGGATGTGA